A stretch of Leisingera sp. S132 DNA encodes these proteins:
- a CDS encoding LysE family translocator gives MITLHFLITAFVVVLAPGTGVIYTLALGLGQGWRASIWAAIGCTFGILPHLAAATLGLAAVLHSSALLFQIVKAAGVAYLLYLAWQALRSGGVLAVSSKRTSQPGWKIAWRGALINILNPKLSVFFLALLPPFLSGNPASATLEMSVLGLVFMAMTFVVFVLYGLFAAQARTYLMNSERVLKWMGRGFAAVFAGLAARLAMERA, from the coding sequence ATGATCACGCTGCACTTTCTGATTACCGCCTTTGTCGTCGTCCTCGCGCCCGGCACGGGTGTCATCTACACGCTGGCGCTTGGCCTCGGCCAGGGCTGGCGCGCGTCCATCTGGGCCGCAATCGGCTGCACCTTCGGCATTCTCCCGCATCTGGCCGCGGCGACGCTGGGGCTTGCCGCCGTCCTGCACAGCTCTGCCCTGCTGTTTCAAATCGTCAAAGCCGCGGGCGTGGCCTATCTCCTGTACCTTGCATGGCAAGCGCTGCGCAGCGGCGGCGTGCTGGCTGTCTCCTCGAAACGCACCAGCCAGCCCGGCTGGAAAATCGCCTGGCGCGGCGCGCTGATCAACATCCTGAACCCCAAGCTGTCGGTGTTCTTTCTGGCACTGCTGCCGCCGTTCCTGAGCGGCAATCCCGCCAGCGCCACGCTGGAAATGTCAGTTCTGGGGCTGGTGTTCATGGCAATGACCTTTGTCGTATTCGTGCTGTACGGTCTGTTTGCGGCCCAGGCCCGCACGTACCTGATGAACAGCGAACGGGTGCTGAAATGGATGGGCCGCGGTTTTGCCGCCGTCTTTGCAGGCCTCGCCGCCCGGCTGGCCATGGAACGCGCCTGA
- a CDS encoding NYN domain-containing protein, translating to MFYKDERLALFIDGSNLYAAAKALGFDIDYKLLRQEFMRRGKLLRAFYYTALLENDEYSPIRPLVDWLHYNGFTMVTKPAKEYTDSMGRRKVKGNMDIELTVDAMELAPRVDHIVLFSGDGDFRPLIASLQRQGVRVSVVSTIRSQPPMISDDLRRQADNFIELEELRDVIGRPPREQSEPRSATAAHG from the coding sequence ATGTTTTACAAGGACGAACGGCTCGCGCTGTTCATAGACGGTTCAAACCTGTACGCCGCCGCCAAGGCGCTCGGGTTTGATATCGACTATAAGCTCCTGCGGCAGGAATTCATGCGCCGCGGCAAGCTTCTGCGGGCCTTTTATTACACCGCCCTGCTGGAAAATGACGAGTATTCGCCGATCCGGCCGCTTGTCGACTGGCTGCACTACAACGGTTTCACCATGGTCACCAAACCGGCCAAGGAATACACCGACAGCATGGGCCGCCGTAAGGTCAAAGGCAACATGGACATCGAATTGACCGTCGATGCCATGGAGCTGGCACCGCGCGTCGACCATATCGTGCTGTTCTCGGGCGATGGGGACTTCCGCCCGCTGATTGCCAGCCTGCAGCGCCAGGGCGTGCGCGTTTCGGTGGTCTCGACCATCCGCAGCCAGCCGCCGATGATCTCTGACGACCTGCGCCGCCAGGCCGACAATTTCATCGAGCTGGAAGAGCTGCGCGACGTGATCGGCCGCCCGCCGCGCGAGCAAAGCGAACCGCGTTCCGCAACAGCCGCCCACGGCTGA
- the ispH gene encoding 4-hydroxy-3-methylbut-2-enyl diphosphate reductase, producing the protein MTKPALTLYLAAPRGFCAGVDRAIKIVEMAITKWGAPVYVRHEIVHNKFVVDSLREKGAVFVEELDECPDDRPVIFSAHGVPKSVPAAAEAREMIYVDATCPLVSKVHIEAQRHAEAGLQMIMIGHKGHPETIGTMGQLPEGEVLLVETAADVATVDVRDPDRLAYVTQTTLSVDDTKGIVAALEERFPNITGPHKEDICYATTNRQEAVKSVAPKADALLVVGAPNSSNSRRLVEVGAKNGCDYAQLVQRAENIDWRALEGIRSVAITAGASAPELLVNEVIDAFRERYEVTVEVVETAVETVEFKVPRVLRQPA; encoded by the coding sequence ATGACCAAGCCAGCCCTGACCCTCTACCTCGCCGCACCGCGCGGCTTTTGCGCTGGCGTGGACCGCGCCATCAAAATTGTCGAAATGGCGATCACCAAATGGGGCGCGCCGGTCTATGTGCGCCATGAGATCGTGCACAACAAATTCGTGGTCGATTCTTTGCGCGAAAAAGGCGCAGTTTTTGTCGAGGAACTGGATGAATGCCCCGACGACCGGCCGGTGATCTTCTCCGCTCACGGGGTGCCGAAATCGGTGCCCGCCGCGGCCGAAGCACGCGAGATGATTTATGTCGATGCGACCTGCCCGCTGGTGTCCAAGGTGCACATCGAGGCCCAGCGCCACGCCGAAGCCGGGCTGCAGATGATCATGATCGGCCACAAGGGCCACCCGGAGACCATCGGCACCATGGGCCAGCTGCCCGAGGGCGAGGTACTGCTGGTAGAGACCGCCGCAGATGTGGCAACAGTTGACGTGCGGGATCCGGACCGGCTGGCCTATGTCACCCAGACCACCCTGTCGGTGGATGACACCAAGGGAATCGTTGCGGCGCTGGAAGAACGGTTTCCCAACATCACCGGCCCGCACAAGGAAGACATCTGCTATGCCACCACCAACCGCCAGGAGGCGGTGAAGTCAGTGGCCCCCAAGGCAGACGCCCTCCTGGTGGTCGGCGCGCCGAATTCCTCCAACTCCCGCCGGCTGGTCGAAGTCGGGGCCAAGAACGGCTGCGATTACGCCCAGCTGGTGCAGCGTGCCGAAAACATCGACTGGCGCGCGCTGGAGGGCATCCGCTCTGTCGCAATCACCGCTGGCGCCTCTGCGCCTGAACTGCTGGTCAACGAGGTGATCGACGCTTTCCGGGAGCGGTACGAGGTGACTGTGGAAGTCGTGGAGACCGCGGTGGAAACAGTGGAGTTCAAGGTGCCCCGCGTGCTGCGGCAGCCTGCGTGA